The Stieleria maiorica genome includes the window TACGATCAAAATCGTTTAAATAACGATATTCATCAAGAAGCACGTCACGGAATTGAGGCTCCCAGCGCCGGATCAACAGCGGCCCAAACAGCAGTGCTGCGTCGCGGTCGACCGATGCGTAGGCCGGGTCGGGGCAGGCATGGTTGCGTTGAAACCGCAGGATCTGGTAGCGGAGGCGTCCGATCACCAATTGCTCGTCGACCAGATGATACCCGCTACCCAGGGCCCACCGTCGGACCGCCTCGGGACATCGATTGGGTTGCAAGACCAGGTCCGGCGGAACCCGGTCGGGATACGATTGCAGGATTCGTGCGATCAGTTCCCCGCCCATGCCGCAGATGCTCAAGCTGTCCGCTTCACCCGGATTCAAACCGGCCAGTCCGTCGGCCAGGCGAACGTCGGCGTTTAATCCGGTCAGCGTCGACCGCGAATTCTCAAAGGGACGTTGATTCACTTCGATCGCGATGCCCCGCTGGATCCGTCCCGCGGTGAGCAACGCTTTGATCAGATGCCCGTGGTCGGATCCGATGTCGGCGTGCACTGAGCTGCGAATCTGCACCGCCACCGCTTTCAGACGGTCATCCAATTTCGGCATCGCGTCACTTTCCGCTCTGCTGGTCGGCGGGAATCACGGTGATCGAATTCGACTGGACAGGATTCCAATTGACGG containing:
- a CDS encoding tRNA (adenine(22)-N(1))-methyltransferase — its product is MPKLDDRLKAVAVQIRSSVHADIGSDHGHLIKALLTAGRIQRGIAIEVNQRPFENSRSTLTGLNADVRLADGLAGLNPGEADSLSICGMGGELIARILQSYPDRVPPDLVLQPNRCPEAVRRWALGSGYHLVDEQLVIGRLRYQILRFQRNHACPDPAYASVDRDAALLFGPLLIRRWEPQFRDVLLDEYRYLNDFDRRTNESQHRLDALANLLQSEPPHSNGLDG